Proteins encoded in a region of the Rutidosis leptorrhynchoides isolate AG116_Rl617_1_P2 chromosome 9, CSIRO_AGI_Rlap_v1, whole genome shotgun sequence genome:
- the LOC139867146 gene encoding protein PAL OF QUIRKY — MDPPTTATATATTEPQHSHSLPPLPTPKIRLMVSYGGHIVPRPQTKSLCYTGGETRIVSVDRRTTAANITSLTHHLSRTLFNNRPFTLKYQLPNEDLDSLISITTDEDLHNMLEEHDRCCSHTRIRFFLFPTRPESVGSVLLDPKSETWFSDALKSSMIINRGLSDGSGMMECLDGSNCEGSLMNSGDSGKGSGSVQESMVLETCSSFGSINSSVSASNINTVGVGNEDNGGSKIKLVPAASIESDNSARIYQDQQLHPESESIIYNPSSTVQMQRNLQVPGYQIPQISDQRLQQPVQYIQTASPHYIQYPTGPTLPISSYYPMYVPYQHQPNQPYPIYVMPVGPTDINGSLTRPPLHTNIPNSPVPYNEVVVPRSSHEPVAVVPSHSNAPVGPTANPIYENEYDNDLAYAQIYKSQPSVPVFPSSKFESMKTAESDSSTQSQIGTSQQ; from the exons ATGGACCCACcaaccaccgccaccgccaccgccactaCGGAACCACAACATTCGCACTCCCTTCCACCATTACCCACTCCCAAAATCCGTCTCATGGTCAGCTACGGTGGCCACATAGTCCCCCGCCCCCAAACCAAATCCCTCTGCTATACCGGCGGCGAAACCCGCATCGTCTCCGTTGACCGTCGCACCACCGCCGCAAACATCACTTCCCTCACCCACCACCTCTCCCGGACGCTATTCAACAACCGCCCATTCACACTCAAATACCAGCTCCCGAATGAAGACCTTGACTCCTTAATTTCAATCACAACCGATGAAGATTTACACAACATGTTAGAAGAACACGATCGTTGCTGTTCTCATACTCGTATCAGATTCTTTCTGTTTCCGACCCGACCCGAATCGGTTGGGTCGGTGTTACTTGACCCGAAATCTGAAACGTGGTTTTCGGATGCGTTGAAAAGTAGTATGATTATTAATAGAGGGTTGTCTGATGGATCTGGAATGATGGAGTGTTTGGATGGGAGTAATTGTGAGGGGAGTTTGATGAACAGTGGTGATTCGGGTAAAGGTTCGGGTTCGGTTCAAGAATCGATGGTTTTGGAGACGTGTTCTTCGTTTGGTTCGATTAATTCATCGGTTTCAGCTTCGAATATTAATACAGTTGGTGTTGGGAATGAGGATAATGGTGGTAGTAAGATTAAACTGGTGCCTGCTGCTTCAATTGAAAG TGATAATTCGGCTCGAATTTATCAGGACCAACAACTTCATCCCGAGTCCGAAAGCATCATCTACAATCCTTCATCTACGGTTCAGATGCAACGAAACCTTCAAGTTCCCGGTTATCAAATACCCCAAATCTCCGACCAACGATTACAACAAccggttcaatatattcaaactgCATCACCACATTATATACAATACCCAACTGGACCAACGTTACCTATCTCATCTTACTACCCGATGTACGTCCCTTACCAACATCAGCCAAATCAGCCTTACCCCATCTACGTAATGCCCGTGGGCCCCACGGATATAAATGGATCGTTAACCCGTCCTCCTTTGCATACTAATATTCCAAATTCCCCTGTACCATATAATGAAGTTGTGGTACCTCGGTCATCACATGAACCAGTAGCGGTTGTACCTTCACATTCGAATGCACCCGTGGGCCCTACTGCAAATCCTATTTATGAAAATGAGTATGACAACGACCTTGCGTACGCTCAGATTTACAAGAGCCAGCCTTCAGTGCCTGTATTCCCGTCTTCAAAGTTTGAAAGCATGAAGACAGCAGAGTCGGATTCTTCAACACAGTCGCAAATCGGGACATCGCAACAATAA